DNA sequence from the uncultured Ilyobacter sp. genome:
AATGCAGGTGCCTGTCCAAGGGCCATTCTTTCTTTTTTGAAAGATGACGAAATACAAGCCATTATTGAAAATACAGAATTCATAAAATATACCGAAAATACCATTATGGACAGGGAAAAACTCTGGGAATCAATAAAAGATAGCAGAAAAAACGGATTTACAATAAGCTATAGTGAGATGGAGATGCAGACTATAGGTATAGGGGCGCCTATCTTTGACTACAGGAAAAAGGTAATCGGAGCACTCAGTACTGCCGGTCCTGATCAGCGATTTACAGCTGATAAATTCCCAGATATAATCAAAAAAGTAAAAGATACTGCAATGAAAATTTCTAGAGAACTAGGTTACAAAGGATAATGGAGGGTTTTCCCTTCATTTTTTTATATTTAAGCCATATTTTGTTGTATAATGTAAAATATATTACATAAACTTTCTAGACATCTGGATTTTTTTGTGTTATCATTCAGAAAATAAATAATAAACCGTCGGTTCGATATTTAAAACGAATGATAAGTTAGGGGGAAGTTAAAATGTTTCAAGTCGACCTCAATAGTGATCTTGGAGAAAGTTTTGGAAATTATAAAATAGGAATGGATGAAGAAATATTGCAGTATGTCTCTTCTGCAAACATCGCCTGTGGATGGCACGGAGGCGATGCTATGGTTATGGATAAAACTGTGGAAATGGCTAAGAAGTACAGTATCGGCATCGGTGCTCATCCTGGATTTTTTGATCTAATGGGATTTGGAAGAAGAAACATCGATGCATCTCCCGAAGAGATAAAAAATTATGTAAAGTACCAGTTGGGGGCACTTATGGCATTTGCCCGGTCTCACGGGGAAAAGGTTCAGCATGTGAAGGTTCACGGGGCTATGTATAACATGGCAGCAAAAAATGAAAAATATGCAGATTCCATAGCTCAAGCCATATACGAAGTGGATAAAAATATCATCCTTTTAGGACTGGCAGGCAGTGAAATGATAAAATCAGGAAAAAAATTAGGCCTAAAAACTGCCAATGAAGTTTTTGCTGACAGAACTTATAACAGTGACGGAACACTTGTTCCAAGAGGTATAGAGGGGGCAGTTATACACGATGCGGAGCTTGCTATCTCTAGGGTAATCAAGATGATAAAAACTGGAAAAATAACTTCCATAACGGGAGATGAGATATCAATAAAGGCTGACTCAGTATGTGTCCACGGAGACAACCCAAAAGCCCTGGATTTTGTAAAAAAAATTCGAAAAGAGTTGGAAAAAGAGAATATTACAGTAACTTCCATTTCAAATTTCATAAAATAATTTTTTTACTTTTGTGAAAGCAAGAGGAGAGTGATTAAAATTTATAAAAAAACTAGATATCTCAATTCAGGGGAAAAAGCCCTTGTAATAGAATTTGGAAATAAAATCTCTGAAGAGGTGAATTCTAAGGTCAGATCTATGACTATTGCCATAGAAAAAGAGGGTATAGAGGGGATCATCGAGGTCACCCCCACCTACCGGTCCATAACTGTTCACTATGATCCCATGAAAATAACATATACCTATTTACTAGAGCAGTTTCAATCTTTAGAAAATAACATTGGGAAAATAGATATTCCCCTTCCAGAAATTATAGAGATCCCGACTTTTTATGGTGGCAGTTTAGGACCAGATATCGCCAACGTGGCCCAACACAACTCTATTTCAATTGATGAGGTAATAAGCATCCACTCTTCAAAAGAATATTTAATCTATATGCTGGGATTTACACCTGGATTTCCATATCTTGGGGGGATGGATGAAAAAATATCCACTCCGAGACTTGGAACACCGAGAACAAAAATTAAAAAAGGATCTGTTGGAATCGCAGGAAGCCAGACAGGAATCTATCCTACAGAAAGTCCTGGAGGATGGCAAATTATTGGAAAAACCCCTTTGGAATTGTATAATGCCTTTAATGATTCCCCTATACTTTTAGACTCAGGAAACTATATTAAATTTGTCCCTATTGACTGGGATGAATATGAAAAAATTGAAAAAGCCGTCAAAGAAAATAGATATCAGATAAAAAAATATCCAAAAAAAGGAGGGGTCATATGAAGAAATTTGAAATTTTGAACCCTGGACCCTTTACCCTTATTCAAGATTCTGGTAGGTATGGATATCAAAAATCTGGTGTTCCTGTTTCAGGTGCCATGGACAGTTTTTCACACAAGATTTCCAATATACTCTTAGGAAATAAGGAAGATGAAGCTGTCCTTGAATTCACCATGCTAGGACCAAAAATCAAGTTCGCCTCCAACTGCACAATAGCTATAACAGGGGGAGACTCTTCTCCAAAGTTAAATGGAAATCCTGTTTCTCTCTGGGAAACTATAAGAGTAAATCCCCAGGATGAACTGTCTTTTGGAATAATGAATAAGGGATGCCGTGGATATATCTCATTTGCAGGTGGGATCGACGTACCAGAAGTTATGGGAAGTAAATCCACTTATATAAAGGGAAAAATCGGGGGCCTTGAAGGAGGACCTCTAAAAGCTGGGGATATCTTAAAATTAAAAAACCCAAAGTCTTTCCCGACAGAAAAAAAACTACCACAAAAATACAGACCCCTATACTCCAATCATTATGAACTTCGTGTAATATTGGGTCCCCAAGATGATTATTTCACCTCTGCAGGTATGGATACTTTCCTATCAGGTAAGTACACCGTCACCAATGAATGTGACAGAATGGGAATAAGATTAGAGGGAGAAAAAATAGAGCATATCTCTGGAGGTGATATCCTGTCAGACGGGATTGTTCCTGGTTCTATTCAGGTTCCCGGACAGGGAAAGCCAATCATTATGATGGCTGACTGCCAGACGACAGGGGGATATACAAAAATAGCCACCGTTATAAGCTCAGACCTAAAAAATCTAGCTCAGGCAAGACCAGGAGACATCTTAACTTTTAAAAAAGTCACTGTTGACCACGGACAAAAAATATTAAAAGAAAATATGGAACTTATAAAAAAAATTAAAAGTGAAATGTCTTTAAAAACTAATGATTCTGGAAAAACTTTTAGAGTTACTGTAAATTCCAAAATCTACAACATTGAAGTTTTTGAGGTGTAAATATATAAAGATAATTATCATATTGAAAAAGAGTGTGTCCCAAGTAGAAGAACTACTATAGGACACACTCTTTATTTATTTTTGTTATAGTGTGTATATGGGTTTAGATAAATCCTCTATACTAAATAGTTAAAAGTGAATATATTACCCCTATAGACCCGGCTATAGTAAGTCCAAGAACAATTTTAGTAGACATCTTTCCTTCATTTTCTGCAGCTTTACCAAACATTCCAAATACCAACGGATGAACTAGGAAAGGCATTGCAAAGATAAATGCTATCAGACCTGCTGCTGTTCCTCCAAACATTCCTCCCTGTACTGCTGCAAATAAACCAAAGTGAGAAAGTGCTGAAGACACTGCTATTGAAACTTGATCCAAAGGCATCCCTGCAACGTTTAGCATAGTAAAACTTCCAAATACTGCTACTACCTGCCATCCAAATGCAAACTGCATAAGACCCTTTACTTCTTTCCCGTCGTCACCATCTGCTTTTCTTAGAGTTCCTATAGCAAATGCTACTATTACAAGACCTACACATATAAGG
Encoded proteins:
- a CDS encoding 5-oxoprolinase subunit PxpA, whose product is MFQVDLNSDLGESFGNYKIGMDEEILQYVSSANIACGWHGGDAMVMDKTVEMAKKYSIGIGAHPGFFDLMGFGRRNIDASPEEIKNYVKYQLGALMAFARSHGEKVQHVKVHGAMYNMAAKNEKYADSIAQAIYEVDKNIILLGLAGSEMIKSGKKLGLKTANEVFADRTYNSDGTLVPRGIEGAVIHDAELAISRVIKMIKTGKITSITGDEISIKADSVCVHGDNPKALDFVKKIRKELEKENITVTSISNFIK
- a CDS encoding biotin-dependent carboxyltransferase family protein → MKKFEILNPGPFTLIQDSGRYGYQKSGVPVSGAMDSFSHKISNILLGNKEDEAVLEFTMLGPKIKFASNCTIAITGGDSSPKLNGNPVSLWETIRVNPQDELSFGIMNKGCRGYISFAGGIDVPEVMGSKSTYIKGKIGGLEGGPLKAGDILKLKNPKSFPTEKKLPQKYRPLYSNHYELRVILGPQDDYFTSAGMDTFLSGKYTVTNECDRMGIRLEGEKIEHISGGDILSDGIVPGSIQVPGQGKPIIMMADCQTTGGYTKIATVISSDLKNLAQARPGDILTFKKVTVDHGQKILKENMELIKKIKSEMSLKTNDSGKTFRVTVNSKIYNIEVFEV
- the pxpB gene encoding 5-oxoprolinase subunit PxpB — its product is MIKIYKKTRYLNSGEKALVIEFGNKISEEVNSKVRSMTIAIEKEGIEGIIEVTPTYRSITVHYDPMKITYTYLLEQFQSLENNIGKIDIPLPEIIEIPTFYGGSLGPDIANVAQHNSISIDEVISIHSSKEYLIYMLGFTPGFPYLGGMDEKISTPRLGTPRTKIKKGSVGIAGSQTGIYPTESPGGWQIIGKTPLELYNAFNDSPILLDSGNYIKFVPIDWDEYEKIEKAVKENRYQIKKYPKKGGVI